One Corynebacterium tuberculostearicum DNA window includes the following coding sequences:
- the aroQ gene encoding type II 3-dehydroquinate dehydratase, whose product MKIIVLNGPNLNRLGKRQPDVYGSTTLADVEQMIASRAASHGAEVECFQSNHEGELIEKVHAAADAGLPVIINPGGFTHTSVALRDALAEVADGAGFVEVHISNVHAREPFRHHSYLSPIARGVIAGLGVFGYVAAVDYLCQ is encoded by the coding sequence TTGAACCGCTTGGGAAAACGCCAGCCGGATGTCTACGGCTCCACCACCTTGGCTGACGTAGAGCAAATGATTGCCTCGCGCGCTGCCTCGCACGGTGCAGAAGTAGAGTGCTTTCAGTCCAACCATGAGGGCGAGCTCATTGAGAAGGTGCATGCCGCCGCGGATGCGGGCCTCCCAGTGATTATCAACCCCGGCGGTTTTACCCATACCTCAGTGGCCCTGCGGGATGCCCTGGCAGAGGTAGCCGATGGCGCCGGATTCGTAGAGGTGCATATTTCTAATGTGCATGCGCGCGAGCCCTTCCGCCATCACTCCTATCTCAGCCCTATCGCCCGCGGCGTAATCGCCGGGTTGGGGGTCTTTGGCTACGTGGCGGCAGTGGACTACCTCTGCCAATAG
- a CDS encoding IS256 family transposase has translation MTTVARRDPADKAKIDAIEKKLLANPEIAKLIDDLGTSTTDANDLVRGMLQASITRGLNAEMDAHLGYESGDRSGKAAAGTDNHRNGSYPKTVDSNYGPVTVDIPRDRTGTFIPTMVPKGSRRLTDVDDMIVSLYAGGMTIRDIQHHMATAMRVDISHETISAVTDAVLDEVMVWQNRQLDEFYPVIFLDALRIKVRDGGRVVNKSAYMAIGVDLDGIKHILGLWIAKEEGASFWAQVCANLSNRGVKDVFIVCCDGLKGLPEAVEATWPNSMVQTCIVHLIRAANRWVAYGDRRAVSAALKKVYTATDESTARAALAEFEASELGEKYPRSVKVWQDAWARFVPFLQFPPAARKVIYTTNSIESFNNELRKATRNRVQFTNDESALKTLWLMICNIEDKRAAKRAKQGKRVSRTVGRLMEGARVSGWKQAINQMAVAYPDRFDKYL, from the coding sequence ATGACTACTGTGGCGAGACGAGATCCGGCCGATAAGGCCAAGATTGATGCGATTGAAAAGAAGCTTCTTGCTAACCCTGAAATCGCGAAACTGATTGACGACCTAGGCACGTCCACAACGGATGCCAATGACCTGGTTCGCGGCATGCTGCAAGCCTCGATTACTAGGGGTTTGAATGCCGAGATGGATGCCCACCTCGGCTACGAGTCTGGTGATAGGAGCGGCAAAGCTGCAGCTGGGACAGACAATCACCGCAACGGGTCGTATCCAAAGACCGTGGATTCTAACTACGGGCCGGTCACCGTGGATATCCCCAGAGACAGGACTGGGACGTTTATCCCAACTATGGTCCCTAAAGGCTCGAGACGTTTAACTGATGTCGATGACATGATTGTCAGCTTGTACGCCGGTGGGATGACAATCAGGGATATCCAGCACCACATGGCAACGGCGATGCGGGTTGATATCTCCCATGAGACGATTTCAGCGGTTACTGACGCCGTCTTGGATGAGGTCATGGTCTGGCAAAACCGCCAGCTAGATGAGTTCTACCCGGTCATTTTCCTGGACGCGCTGCGCATTAAAGTCCGCGATGGCGGCCGGGTAGTCAACAAGAGTGCGTACATGGCAATCGGTGTGGACCTTGACGGCATCAAACACATTTTAGGATTGTGGATTGCCAAAGAAGAAGGCGCTTCATTTTGGGCGCAGGTATGCGCCAATCTTTCTAACCGTGGTGTCAAAGACGTCTTTATCGTCTGCTGTGACGGGCTGAAAGGCCTACCAGAAGCAGTCGAGGCAACCTGGCCGAACTCTATGGTGCAAACCTGTATCGTGCACCTGATACGTGCCGCGAACCGGTGGGTAGCCTACGGGGATCGCCGGGCTGTATCAGCCGCGTTGAAGAAGGTCTACACCGCCACAGACGAGTCCACAGCTAGGGCTGCTTTAGCCGAATTCGAGGCTTCCGAGCTGGGTGAGAAGTATCCCCGCTCAGTCAAGGTCTGGCAGGACGCGTGGGCGCGGTTTGTCCCGTTTCTGCAGTTCCCACCAGCAGCTAGGAAGGTGATCTATACGACGAACTCCATTGAATCTTTTAACAATGAGCTGCGTAAAGCTACTCGCAACAGGGTGCAGTTCACCAACGATGAATCAGCCCTAAAGACGCTGTGGTTGATGATCTGCAATATTGAAGACAAGCGAGCCGCCAAGAGAGCAAAGCAAGGTAAACGAGTCTCAAGAACAGTCGGCAGACTCATGGAAGGAGCCCGAGTATCCGGCTGGAAACAAGCCATCAACCAAATGGCCGTGGCCTACCCCGACCGCTTCGACAAATACCTATAA
- a CDS encoding IS3 family transposase (programmed frameshift), with translation MPRKFDQDAKDRVVRLVEDRILAENMSMQAACQAVAPKLGVSWHTARQWTQQARRAGNIPEPVPEDLAAENARLRRENQELRDTNELLKAASAFFAFGTRPKTSEMIRFIDEYRNRFSVEFICKTLKKNRAGGFITSRGYRQSKARGVSARRLRDAVLVERISAIHRDNYGIYGVRKMWHALHRDGIDIGREQTARLMRLAGVSGKGKGRSPMTTRTPQRPDLRPDLVEREFKAEGPNKLWVADITYVRTKKGFVYAAFVTDVYSRRIVGWALSDSMRTEALPLQALNQAIASAEETTGLIHHSDHGSQYVSVVYNERLAQHGIAASTGTVGDSYDNALAENVNGSYKNELIHTRRWDEVVEVEIATFEWVSWWNETRLHQSLGYRTPVEVETEFWDQHPPQAIIEIKANA, from the exons ATGCCAAGAAAATTTGACCAGGATGCGAAGGATCGTGTGGTCCGTCTTGTAGAGGACCGCATCTTGGCGGAAAATATGTCGATGCAAGCCGCGTGCCAGGCAGTAGCCCCAAAGCTGGGGGTGTCATGGCACACAGCCCGTCAATGGACCCAACAGGCCCGCCGTGCGGGAAACATCCCAGAACCCGTGCCTGAAGATCTGGCCGCCGAAAACGCGAGGCTTCGCCGTGAAAATCAAGAGCTACGCGACACCAATGAACTTTTAAAGGCTGCCTCAGCTTTTTTCGCGT TCGGAACTCGACCCAAAACGTCGGAAATGATCCGGTTCATCGATGAATACCGGAATCGTTTCTCTGTCGAGTTCATCTGTAAGACGTTGAAGAAAAACCGCGCTGGTGGGTTCATCACCTCGCGTGGGTATCGTCAGTCCAAGGCCCGTGGGGTAAGTGCTCGCCGCCTTCGTGATGCTGTGCTGGTTGAACGCATTAGTGCTATCCATCGGGATAATTACGGCATCTACGGTGTGCGGAAAATGTGGCATGCTCTTCATCGTGACGGAATCGATATCGGTCGTGAACAAACCGCGCGGCTGATGCGTCTAGCCGGTGTATCAGGCAAAGGCAAAGGCCGCTCGCCTATGACCACTCGCACACCTCAAAGGCCGGATTTACGCCCGGACTTGGTGGAGCGAGAATTCAAAGCCGAAGGCCCGAACAAGCTGTGGGTGGCTGATATTACCTACGTGCGCACGAAGAAAGGCTTTGTGTATGCCGCGTTTGTCACCGATGTTTACTCCCGACGGATCGTTGGGTGGGCGTTATCAGATTCCATGCGCACCGAAGCGTTGCCGCTGCAAGCTCTCAACCAGGCGATCGCGTCTGCTGAGGAAACAACAGGTCTCATTCATCATTCGGATCACGGCTCGCAGTATGTCAGCGTTGTCTACAACGAGCGTCTTGCCCAGCACGGGATTGCCGCTTCCACCGGAACTGTCGGGGATTCCTATGACAATGCTCTGGCGGAAAACGTTAATGGTTCCTACAAAAACGAGCTGATCCATACTCGCAGGTGGGATGAGGTTGTCGAGGTGGAAATCGCGACGTTTGAGTGGGTGTCATGGTGGAACGAGACGAGGCTTCACCAAAGCTTGGGATACCGAACCCCGGTCGAAGTGGAAACCGAATTTTGGGACCAGCACCCGCCGCAAGCAATAATAGAAATCAAGGCAAATGCCTAG
- a CDS encoding aminopeptidase P family protein — MALADTRFSDRRRKLAAELAGQRIDAVLVTHLTHVRYLSGFSGSNGGLLLRKDLTAQVATDGRYTTQIAREVPDLEAIQGRAVGKVLLQQFADVEGPVRVGFEADYLSVSELKDLEESAPESVTLVPIAGVIEKIRLVKDSLELEKLEEIAALANQALEELLAAGELRAGRTERQVAADLEYRMRMLGSERVSFDTIVASGPNSAMPHHGADDRVIEDGDLVTIDFGAYLRGFNSDCTRTYVVGTANDFAKEIYDVVLRAQKAGVAASVPGAKLADVDAACRDVISAAGYGDYFVHSTGHGVGLDVHEAPFAARTGKGELAAGMTLTIEPGIYVPGKGGVRIEDTLIITDGAPKIITAATKEFTA; from the coding sequence ATGGCTTTGGCAGATACCCGTTTTAGTGACCGGCGCCGCAAGCTTGCCGCGGAACTGGCCGGCCAGCGCATCGATGCCGTTCTGGTCACCCACCTCACGCACGTGCGCTACCTTTCGGGATTCTCCGGCTCGAATGGCGGGCTACTCTTGCGTAAGGACCTTACCGCGCAGGTTGCTACCGACGGCCGGTACACCACGCAAATCGCCCGCGAAGTTCCCGATCTGGAGGCTATCCAAGGCCGCGCGGTAGGAAAGGTGCTGCTGCAGCAATTTGCCGATGTCGAGGGGCCGGTTCGAGTCGGTTTTGAAGCCGACTACCTCTCGGTCTCTGAACTGAAGGACCTCGAAGAGTCCGCCCCGGAGTCGGTTACCTTGGTTCCTATCGCCGGGGTCATTGAGAAAATTCGCTTGGTCAAAGATTCGCTCGAGTTAGAAAAGCTGGAAGAGATTGCCGCGCTGGCTAATCAGGCACTGGAGGAGTTGCTCGCCGCTGGTGAGTTGCGTGCCGGCCGCACCGAGCGCCAGGTGGCTGCCGATTTGGAATATCGGATGCGCATGCTTGGCTCGGAGCGAGTGAGCTTCGATACCATCGTGGCTTCCGGCCCGAACTCGGCGATGCCGCACCATGGCGCTGATGACCGGGTCATCGAGGATGGCGACCTTGTGACCATCGATTTCGGTGCGTACCTGCGCGGGTTTAATTCCGACTGCACCCGCACCTACGTCGTGGGCACGGCGAATGACTTTGCCAAGGAAATCTATGATGTGGTGCTCCGCGCCCAAAAGGCAGGCGTGGCAGCGTCGGTGCCGGGCGCTAAGCTTGCCGACGTCGACGCCGCCTGCCGCGATGTCATCTCCGCCGCCGGCTATGGCGACTACTTTGTGCATTCGACGGGCCACGGCGTGGGCCTAGACGTCCACGAAGCCCCGTTCGCGGCACGGACCGGTAAGGGTGAGCTCGCCGCCGGCATGACCCTGACCATTGAGCCGGGCATCTATGTTCCGGGCAAGGGCGGCGTGCGCATCGAAGATACCCTCATCATCACCGATGGTGCGCCGAAGATCATTACCGCCGCGACGAAGGAATTTACGGCCTAA